In the genome of Photobacterium sp. TY1-4, one region contains:
- a CDS encoding response regulator transcription factor translates to MHKKTILVVDDSEEIRDALSEYLGRSGFEVLTAADGDEMWQHFHRREPHLIVLDIMLPGDDGLTLCREIRTRSHVPILMLTAVCDEVDRVAGLEIGADDYMTKTFSPRELLARIKALLRRSQFNRSAVTSRQIQFLHWTFDTVKRQLIHDNGEITQLSGADFSLLSLLLQHPNQPLSRDDIARFVWGRDADPLERGIDVQMSRLRKHLQDDDRSIIITVRNKGYMLAVDARGE, encoded by the coding sequence TTGCACAAGAAAACAATTCTGGTTGTCGATGATAGTGAAGAAATTCGGGATGCGTTGAGCGAATATTTAGGCCGTTCCGGATTTGAGGTTTTAACTGCTGCTGATGGGGATGAAATGTGGCAGCACTTTCACCGCCGGGAGCCGCATTTAATTGTGCTCGATATCATGTTGCCGGGCGATGACGGGCTGACCTTGTGCCGGGAAATCCGCACCCGCTCTCATGTGCCGATCCTGATGCTGACTGCGGTCTGTGATGAAGTCGACCGGGTCGCCGGGTTGGAAATCGGCGCCGATGATTACATGACTAAAACCTTCAGTCCGCGGGAGCTGCTGGCCCGGATCAAAGCCTTGCTCAGGCGTAGCCAGTTTAACCGCAGTGCTGTGACAAGCCGTCAAATTCAGTTTCTTCACTGGACTTTTGATACGGTCAAACGTCAGTTGATCCACGATAACGGGGAGATCACCCAACTGTCAGGTGCTGATTTTTCTTTGCTCAGCCTGTTGTTACAGCATCCGAACCAACCCTTAAGCCGCGACGATATTGCCCGCTTTGTCTGGGGGCGGGATGCCGATCCGCTGGAAAGGGGGATTGATGTGCAAATGAGCCGGCTGCGAAAACATCTGCAAGATGACGATCGCTCCATCATTATCACCGTCAGAAACAAAGGGTATATGCTTGCTGTCGATGCCCGAGGCGAATGA
- a CDS encoding ATP-binding protein, with protein MKTGFFKSITFRVVITLLTTILIAELLAGLIWYQTNNATKEESARNTIANITKAAADTYSYFQSLPVNYRHLILNQLREVGGTRFFISINHRYIEMDAVTDLSFTDWLTVFAAQQLNQQVGADRHVAVTITRREDIRLFNSGIKLAELPEIWTKYSLVLGELDLPIVVMQIKISEQEWFYIASVLPVPFSSLTSQFIDQRQLLFLAVASALLMFGTAWVLQREIRPIKSLAKAATLMGSPLTVAEIAEAGSNETRSAIHAFNKMNRRVKAYIRDREMLFSAISHDLKTPLACLKLRTEMLDDARTRQRFEKLLDEVDLMLKGALQCIRDTDIHEEPEWIDIQQLLQGCADYHNRQQPRVTIYPAQSKPYLGKPIAVKRCIYNIIDNAVLYGERVEVQVTDSADALHLQVRDHGPGIDHKLLEKVFEPYYRAGRKDDTGSGLGLTISRSIARSHGGDLKLRNHDEQGLEVELCFARDG; from the coding sequence GTGAAGACCGGTTTTTTCAAATCCATCACGTTCCGGGTGGTGATCACCTTGCTGACCACGATTCTGATTGCCGAATTGCTGGCAGGGCTGATCTGGTATCAGACCAATAATGCCACCAAGGAAGAGAGTGCCCGCAATACCATCGCCAATATCACCAAAGCCGCTGCAGATACGTACAGCTATTTCCAATCCCTGCCGGTGAATTATCGCCATCTGATTTTGAACCAATTACGTGAAGTCGGCGGGACCCGGTTTTTTATCTCGATTAACCATCGGTATATCGAGATGGATGCCGTCACAGATTTGTCGTTCACCGATTGGTTAACCGTGTTTGCAGCCCAGCAGCTGAACCAGCAAGTCGGGGCTGATCGCCATGTTGCGGTGACGATTACCCGCCGGGAAGATATTCGCCTGTTTAATTCCGGGATTAAGCTCGCAGAGCTTCCCGAAATCTGGACCAAATACAGCCTGGTGCTCGGGGAGTTGGATTTACCGATTGTGGTGATGCAAATCAAAATATCTGAGCAGGAATGGTTCTATATTGCGTCGGTGTTGCCGGTCCCATTTTCTTCACTGACCAGCCAGTTCATTGATCAGCGCCAGTTGTTATTTCTGGCTGTGGCTTCAGCGTTACTGATGTTCGGTACGGCCTGGGTACTCCAGCGGGAAATCCGGCCGATTAAATCTCTGGCAAAAGCCGCAACACTGATGGGGAGCCCGCTGACAGTCGCTGAAATTGCAGAAGCCGGCAGCAATGAAACCCGCAGCGCCATTCACGCATTTAACAAAATGAACCGCCGGGTGAAGGCTTATATTCGGGATCGGGAAATGTTGTTCAGCGCCATTTCACATGATCTGAAAACGCCGCTGGCCTGCCTGAAACTTCGCACGGAGATGCTTGATGACGCGCGAACCCGCCAGCGGTTTGAGAAATTACTTGATGAAGTCGATTTAATGCTGAAAGGGGCACTGCAGTGCATCCGGGATACGGATATTCACGAAGAGCCGGAGTGGATTGATATCCAGCAGCTCCTGCAGGGATGTGCCGATTACCATAATCGCCAGCAGCCGCGGGTCACGATTTATCCTGCCCAGTCCAAACCCTACCTTGGCAAACCCATTGCCGTGAAGCGTTGCATTTACAACATCATTGATAATGCGGTGCTCTATGGGGAGCGTGTGGAAGTTCAGGTGACTGATTCGGCGGATGCGTTGCATTTACAGGTTCGGGATCATGGGCCAGGGATAGACCACAAGCTGCTGGAGAAGGTGTTTGAGCCTTACTACCGGGCAGGGAGAAAGGATGACACCGGTTCCGGGCTGGGGTTGACGATTTCCCGCAGCATTGCCCGCTCTCATGGCGGTGATCTGAAGCTCAGGAACCATGACGAGCAGGGACTGGAAGTTGAGTTGTGTTTTGCGAGAGACGGATGA
- a CDS encoding ABC transporter substrate-binding protein, whose product MKFLWILILSGWTLTVNAEQSVHFLHWWTSRGEANATAIVEQTLKASGYSVASVPIQGGGGGTAKSILQARAIAGNPPDMALLEGPAIKSWAALGFLHSLAPVAQKQGWNQHLNPLVRDIHQFNQEYVAIPITIHRLNWVWVNHEVLATYKLPVPRDWQEMLTVFRQLKQQGVPPLAIGNEPWQVVQLFENIAFGLGGPDYYRRAFIELDAQALDSAVTREALSLFRDISEIALPDLTRQRWEEATQALLSGQRAFQITGDWVAGELIALAGQFPETISCYAAPARQPGFIYNMDSFALFKSPTLSEQQANDIAGVLSSPDFLRQFNQTKGAIPARRDVSLAGFNACSVKAMADFRQAEQTQTLVPSIIDSMAVSPVIQKATTSELYRFFNHPSVSVDDVITHIKNMEASGLTL is encoded by the coding sequence ATGAAGTTTTTATGGATATTGATCCTGAGCGGTTGGACGCTCACCGTAAATGCCGAACAGAGCGTTCATTTTTTGCATTGGTGGACCTCTCGGGGGGAAGCCAATGCGACTGCGATTGTTGAGCAAACCCTAAAAGCTTCTGGATATTCAGTGGCCAGCGTGCCGATTCAGGGCGGCGGTGGCGGGACCGCAAAATCTATTTTGCAGGCGAGGGCCATTGCCGGTAATCCACCGGATATGGCCCTGCTGGAAGGACCTGCCATTAAGTCTTGGGCGGCATTGGGCTTTCTGCATTCATTGGCGCCGGTTGCCCAAAAGCAGGGATGGAACCAGCACCTGAACCCGCTGGTACGCGATATTCACCAGTTCAATCAGGAATATGTCGCGATCCCGATCACCATTCACCGGCTGAACTGGGTGTGGGTGAATCATGAGGTTCTGGCGACCTATAAGCTTCCGGTGCCCCGGGACTGGCAGGAGATGCTGACCGTGTTTCGTCAGCTGAAGCAGCAGGGGGTCCCGCCATTGGCAATCGGGAACGAGCCGTGGCAGGTGGTGCAGTTGTTTGAAAATATCGCGTTTGGTCTGGGTGGGCCGGATTACTATCGCCGCGCTTTCATCGAGCTGGATGCTCAGGCGCTCGACAGCGCGGTGACCCGGGAAGCTCTGAGCCTGTTTCGCGACATCAGCGAGATTGCATTGCCGGACCTGACGCGTCAGCGCTGGGAAGAAGCAACTCAGGCATTGCTGAGCGGTCAGCGTGCTTTTCAGATCACGGGGGATTGGGTGGCCGGGGAGCTGATTGCACTGGCCGGGCAGTTTCCGGAGACCATTTCTTGTTACGCAGCCCCGGCCCGGCAACCTGGCTTTATTTACAATATGGACAGCTTTGCGCTGTTTAAAAGTCCGACCCTGAGCGAGCAACAGGCGAATGACATTGCAGGTGTGCTCTCCAGCCCGGACTTTTTGCGTCAGTTTAATCAGACCAAAGGCGCGATCCCGGCCCGTCGGGATGTATCTTTGGCCGGATTTAATGCCTGTTCGGTCAAGGCCATGGCTGATTTCCGGCAGGCGGAGCAAACCCAAACGCTGGTTCCCAGTATCATTGACTCCATGGCCGTCAGCCCGGTGATCCAGAAAGCAACCACCAGTGAGCTGTACCGGTTTTTCAATCATCCTTCGGTCTCCGTGGATGATGTGATCACGCATATCAAGAATATGGAAGCCAGCGGGTTAACACTGTAA
- the pepT gene encoding peptidase T translates to MDKLIDRFLRYLSIDTQSDASSTHSPSTEGQRVLADDIRQELIALGLSDVDLDEHGYLMARLPANVDYDVPAIGFIAHLDTSPDASGKHVTPQAVENYQGGDIALGIGDEVLSPIQYPELHRLHGQTLIMTDGTTLLGADNKAGVAEILTAVAHLIAHPDIPHGEICVGFTPDEEIGRGADRFDVEKFGARWAYTIDGGPVGELEYENFNAAAAKVTCKGVNVHPGTAKGKMVNAMHIAAQFQLMMPADETPECTEGYEGFYHLVAMEPSVANTILHYLLRDFDRDGLAKRKTVMQETVGALNRQLGKSRVTLEITDNYANMREMVEPHPHVIELAKQAMIACDVQPDVKPIRGGTDGARLSYMGLPCPNIFTGGYNFHGIHEFITLEGMEKAVNVIVKLAEKTALHYRPA, encoded by the coding sequence ATGGATAAATTAATTGATCGGTTTTTGCGTTATCTGAGTATCGATACTCAATCAGACGCTTCCTCAACCCACAGCCCAAGCACGGAAGGACAGAGAGTGCTCGCCGACGATATCAGGCAAGAGCTGATCGCATTAGGGCTGAGTGACGTCGATTTGGATGAACACGGTTATCTCATGGCCCGTTTGCCTGCGAATGTTGACTATGACGTCCCGGCGATTGGGTTTATTGCGCATCTGGATACGTCACCGGATGCCTCCGGCAAGCATGTCACCCCTCAGGCGGTTGAGAACTATCAGGGCGGGGATATTGCATTGGGGATTGGCGATGAAGTGCTGTCACCGATCCAATATCCGGAGCTGCACCGGCTCCACGGCCAGACGCTGATTATGACTGACGGGACCACGCTGCTCGGTGCCGATAACAAGGCCGGAGTCGCCGAGATCCTGACCGCTGTGGCGCATCTGATTGCCCATCCGGATATCCCGCATGGCGAGATTTGTGTTGGCTTTACCCCGGATGAAGAAATCGGGCGGGGTGCTGATCGGTTTGATGTCGAGAAGTTCGGCGCCCGGTGGGCTTATACCATCGATGGCGGACCGGTCGGTGAGCTGGAGTATGAAAACTTCAATGCCGCTGCAGCCAAGGTGACATGCAAGGGCGTGAACGTCCACCCGGGCACGGCTAAGGGGAAGATGGTGAACGCGATGCACATCGCCGCTCAGTTCCAGCTGATGATGCCGGCAGACGAAACCCCTGAGTGTACCGAAGGCTATGAAGGTTTTTATCATTTAGTGGCGATGGAGCCGTCTGTTGCAAATACCATACTGCATTACCTGCTGCGTGATTTTGACCGCGACGGCCTGGCAAAGCGTAAGACTGTGATGCAGGAAACGGTCGGTGCGCTGAATCGGCAGCTAGGAAAATCGCGGGTGACGCTGGAGATCACGGACAATTACGCCAACATGCGAGAGATGGTCGAGCCGCATCCGCATGTCATTGAATTGGCGAAGCAGGCCATGATTGCGTGTGACGTGCAGCCGGATGTCAAGCCAATCCGCGGCGGCACTGACGGTGCGCGCTTGTCTTACATGGGGCTGCCGTGCCCGAACATTTTCACCGGCGGTTATAACTTCCATGGGATCCATGAATTTATTACCCTGGAAGGCATGGAAAAAGCGGTCAATGTTATCGTGAAACTGGCTGAGAAGACCGCGCTTCATTATCGTCCGGCCTAG
- a CDS encoding MbcA/ParS/Xre antitoxin family protein — protein sequence MNASQATNQAIQANTGNQVLPVVFNILDKWSCTQAQQMALLGLSSRSTLNKYRSHPESAKVSNDLLERMSYILNIHKCLRILFSAEESVYQWVQKPNAHPFFAGRSAMDVMIQGKVVDLYQVASRLNAWRGGKS from the coding sequence ATGAACGCATCCCAAGCCACAAATCAGGCCATCCAGGCGAATACCGGGAATCAGGTATTGCCCGTCGTGTTTAATATTCTGGATAAATGGTCCTGTACCCAGGCGCAACAAATGGCGCTGTTGGGGCTGAGCAGCCGCTCCACGCTGAACAAGTACCGAAGTCATCCGGAATCGGCCAAGGTGTCGAACGACCTACTGGAGCGTATGAGCTATATCCTGAACATTCATAAGTGTCTGCGCATTCTGTTCAGTGCTGAAGAGAGTGTGTATCAGTGGGTCCAGAAGCCGAATGCCCATCCGTTTTTTGCCGGTCGTTCAGCCATGGATGTGATGATACAGGGCAAAGTCGTGGATTTATATCAGGTGGCATCTCGCCTGAATGCCTGGCGAGGTGGGAAATCGTAA
- a CDS encoding RES family NAD+ phosphorylase, translating into MAYPQQPFQDQHCFRLIPSKYPPINLYEDVASPEQLEAVFAVEALTNPRLSEEVGNFSQIPADERLVGIPHCSYVMAAFTHINPDGARFNTADFGGYYAAPDVNTAIKETVHHMERVMGYTREPAQDIQMRCIDAWFSAELTDLTAQPYLDSELYHPTNYSHSQELATEIKTAKGDGIVYQSVRHQGHDCYVLFKPNLVSKVCQTRHYTYKWNGVSVNSVLEMSLI; encoded by the coding sequence ATGGCATACCCACAGCAGCCCTTTCAGGATCAGCACTGTTTTCGTTTGATCCCATCTAAGTATCCGCCCATTAATTTGTATGAAGATGTCGCCTCGCCAGAGCAGCTCGAAGCGGTGTTTGCCGTCGAAGCCCTGACAAATCCACGTTTGTCGGAAGAAGTCGGCAATTTCAGCCAGATCCCGGCCGATGAACGGCTGGTCGGGATCCCGCATTGCAGTTATGTGATGGCGGCGTTTACCCATATCAATCCGGATGGCGCAAGGTTCAATACTGCGGACTTTGGCGGTTACTACGCCGCGCCGGATGTAAACACCGCCATTAAAGAAACCGTGCATCATATGGAGCGGGTGATGGGCTACACCCGGGAGCCGGCGCAGGATATTCAAATGCGCTGCATTGATGCCTGGTTCAGCGCCGAGCTGACAGATTTAACTGCCCAGCCTTATCTCGATTCTGAGCTGTATCACCCGACCAACTACAGCCATTCGCAGGAACTGGCCACAGAAATCAAAACTGCCAAGGGGGACGGGATTGTGTATCAGTCTGTCCGCCATCAGGGCCATGACTGTTATGTGCTGTTCAAACCGAATCTGGTCAGTAAAGTCTGCCAGACCCGCCATTACACTTACAAATGGAACGGAGTATCGGTGAACTCGGTGCTGGAGATGAGTTTGATCTGA
- a CDS encoding carboxypeptidase M32, with protein MTFYKKLEQHYQKLSRLAHLNAICGWDQAAMMPEGGNEARSEAMAELAVMQHELATAAHLDDWFAQAERESLSAEETVSLKEMKRSWQINNLLPTDLVEEKSLAGSKCEHAWRTQRANNSWHEFSLNLEKVVELARREAQIRAEATGLSRYDALLNLYEPGMTTAELDQLFSDVKRWLPNLIRQVREKQGTEKVTQPAGPFPIAQQKSLSLDVMTKLGFDFHHGRLDVSVHPFCGGVPTDVRITTRYDEADFTSALMGVVHETGHARYEQGLPTKWHGLPIGEARSMGIHESQSLFFEMQLARSEPFVEILAPLAAEAFGRNNDPALSSQNLTLLNTRVNPGFIRVDADEVTYPAHVILRYEIERDLIEGHIEVADIPELWDKKMTEYLGLSTKGNYTDGCMQDIHWTDGSFGYFPSYTLGAMYAAQFMAAMRKEMNVDNLIRERNLQPIFNWLDKHIWKKASSLSTDKLLIEATGERLNAEHFRNHLVERYLKS; from the coding sequence ATGACTTTCTACAAAAAACTAGAGCAACATTATCAGAAGCTCTCTCGCCTCGCTCACTTGAATGCAATTTGCGGCTGGGATCAGGCCGCCATGATGCCTGAAGGTGGGAATGAAGCCCGTTCGGAAGCCATGGCTGAACTGGCTGTTATGCAACATGAGCTGGCAACTGCCGCTCACCTGGACGACTGGTTTGCGCAGGCAGAAAGAGAATCGCTGTCTGCAGAGGAAACCGTCAGCCTGAAAGAAATGAAGCGTTCATGGCAGATCAACAACCTGTTACCCACCGATCTCGTAGAGGAAAAATCGCTGGCAGGTTCGAAGTGTGAGCACGCCTGGCGCACCCAACGAGCCAACAACAGCTGGCATGAATTCAGCCTCAACCTGGAGAAAGTGGTTGAATTAGCCCGTCGTGAAGCGCAAATCCGTGCGGAAGCAACCGGTTTGAGCCGTTATGATGCACTGTTGAATTTGTATGAGCCCGGCATGACGACGGCTGAGCTGGACCAATTGTTCAGTGACGTGAAGCGCTGGCTGCCAAACCTGATCCGCCAGGTGCGCGAAAAACAAGGCACGGAAAAGGTCACTCAGCCGGCTGGTCCGTTCCCGATTGCGCAGCAAAAATCGCTGAGTCTGGATGTGATGACCAAACTTGGATTTGATTTCCACCATGGCCGACTGGACGTCAGTGTCCACCCGTTCTGTGGCGGGGTACCGACTGATGTACGCATTACCACCCGCTATGATGAAGCTGATTTCACTTCCGCATTGATGGGTGTTGTGCATGAAACCGGCCATGCCCGTTATGAGCAAGGTCTGCCGACGAAATGGCATGGCCTGCCGATTGGTGAAGCGCGCTCCATGGGCATTCACGAGTCCCAGAGCCTGTTCTTTGAAATGCAACTCGCCCGCAGTGAGCCGTTTGTTGAAATTCTGGCGCCCCTGGCTGCGGAAGCATTCGGGCGCAACAATGACCCGGCGCTGTCGAGCCAGAATCTGACGTTGCTCAACACCCGCGTCAATCCAGGCTTTATTCGGGTGGATGCCGACGAAGTCACCTACCCGGCACACGTGATCCTGCGCTACGAAATTGAACGTGACTTGATTGAAGGCCATATTGAAGTCGCGGATATCCCGGAGCTGTGGGATAAGAAAATGACCGAGTACCTCGGCCTGTCGACCAAAGGAAACTACACCGACGGGTGTATGCAGGATATCCACTGGACCGACGGCAGCTTTGGTTACTTCCCGTCCTACACTCTGGGCGCCATGTATGCGGCCCAGTTTATGGCTGCGATGCGCAAAGAGATGAACGTCGACAATCTGATCCGCGAACGTAATCTACAGCCGATTTTCAACTGGCTGGATAAGCACATCTGGAAGAAAGCTTCCTCGCTCTCCACCGACAAGCTATTGATTGAAGCGACCGGCGAGCGGTTGAATGCGGAGCATTTCAGAAACCATCTGGTGGAGCGTTACCTGAAATCGTAA
- a CDS encoding D-alanyl-D-alanine carboxypeptidase family protein, translating into MQRTTRLRAAVIGTALLSGIFSTVSLAAPTIIPDPPSLGAQGYVLMDFHTGQVLAEKQAHEKLNPASLTKLMTSYVAGQEMKSGNISKDDKVVISRNAWAKNFPDSSKMFIEVNTEVAMMDLYRGLIIQSGNDASVAIAEHAAGSEDAFVSLMNSWAKKLGMNNSSFSNPHGLDSDALYSTPYDIALLGQALIRDLPDIYRLYSERSFTYNNITQRNRNGLLGDRSMNVDGMKTGYTSGAGYSLASSATEGNMRLIAVVMGTKSAKAREAESKQLLNYGFRFFETLSPHHQGEEVLKERIWKGESASISLGTATNTYVTLSRNDKDKLTASIELKGKLMAPVQEGDVVGQILYQVDGETVAQAPLVALETVTEGGFFSRLWDSIHLFFVGLFS; encoded by the coding sequence ATGCAAAGGACAACTCGACTTCGCGCAGCCGTGATTGGCACCGCGCTACTCTCTGGCATTTTTTCCACCGTATCCCTGGCGGCGCCAACGATTATCCCCGATCCACCGAGCCTGGGGGCACAAGGGTATGTTCTGATGGATTTCCACACCGGGCAGGTGTTGGCGGAGAAACAGGCCCACGAGAAACTGAACCCGGCGAGCCTGACCAAACTGATGACCAGTTACGTTGCCGGCCAGGAGATGAAAAGCGGCAATATCAGCAAGGATGACAAGGTTGTGATCAGTCGCAACGCCTGGGCAAAAAACTTCCCGGATTCCTCAAAGATGTTTATCGAGGTGAACACGGAAGTCGCGATGATGGATCTTTACCGTGGCCTGATCATCCAGTCCGGTAATGACGCCAGTGTGGCCATTGCTGAACACGCCGCCGGCTCAGAAGACGCGTTTGTCAGCCTGATGAACTCCTGGGCGAAGAAATTGGGGATGAACAACAGCTCGTTCTCGAATCCTCACGGACTCGACAGTGATGCGCTGTATTCGACACCGTACGATATTGCGCTGCTTGGTCAGGCGTTGATCCGTGATTTGCCTGATATTTACCGTCTCTACAGTGAGCGTTCTTTTACCTACAACAATATTACCCAGCGAAACCGTAACGGCTTGCTGGGCGATCGCAGCATGAATGTCGATGGTATGAAAACCGGCTATACCAGCGGCGCGGGTTACAGCTTGGCGAGTTCGGCAACGGAAGGCAACATGCGACTCATTGCGGTCGTCATGGGAACGAAAAGCGCGAAAGCCCGCGAAGCGGAAAGCAAGCAACTGCTGAACTATGGTTTTCGATTCTTTGAAACCTTGTCGCCACATCATCAAGGTGAAGAAGTCCTTAAAGAGCGGATCTGGAAGGGAGAGAGCGCTTCGATTTCGCTGGGAACAGCGACAAATACTTACGTGACCTTGTCACGGAATGACAAAGATAAACTGACTGCCAGCATTGAACTGAAAGGCAAATTGATGGCGCCGGTACAAGAAGGCGATGTCGTCGGTCAGATCCTGTACCAAGTGGATGGCGAAACCGTGGCGCAAGCCCCGTTGGTGGCCTTAGAGACTGTGACTGAAGGCGGCTTCTTTAGTCGGCTTTGGGATTCGATTCATTTGTTTTTCGTTGGCTTATTCAGTTAA
- a CDS encoding class I SAM-dependent methyltransferase, whose protein sequence is MTTTQCGTPEQSKLFSALLGPIHWQLLEFTFTHQLFDRFQQCTSAEEAGNDLNWRPDRLELLLNACVALGFMHKKNAGYTVKNSYRPLLLSDSESYLGETLLHLSRIKQLTPETMLTWLSPRQEQHAVLNMRNEQFWQNATSGLQAFHQSIRNPILLPLIRDIPHWRDGLTILDLGAGSVQLARDILKQSPNSQITLFDLPPCCEVLQKEVLTDTRLASHVSVRPGDMNQGDFGGPYQLMIAAMSLYFARDLAQCIDDLWQSLAPGGTFISFHEALNTTRTQPLYHVLGRLPAELANGPLSLSHGQLEATLAANNPVSLSTYPLKTPFGEMTLIVATKGAE, encoded by the coding sequence ATGACAACAACCCAATGCGGCACCCCAGAACAAAGTAAGCTATTTTCGGCACTGTTAGGTCCTATCCATTGGCAATTACTTGAGTTTACTTTCACTCATCAGTTGTTTGATCGCTTTCAACAATGTACTTCTGCGGAGGAAGCTGGAAATGACCTGAACTGGCGCCCGGATCGACTTGAGCTGCTGCTCAATGCTTGTGTCGCGTTGGGTTTCATGCACAAAAAAAACGCCGGCTATACCGTAAAAAACAGCTATCGGCCCTTATTGCTCAGTGATTCTGAATCATATCTTGGTGAGACTTTACTTCATCTCTCACGGATAAAACAACTCACACCGGAGACCATGCTGACCTGGCTCAGTCCGCGACAGGAACAGCACGCGGTTCTGAATATGAGAAATGAACAATTCTGGCAGAATGCGACCTCAGGATTACAAGCTTTTCATCAAAGTATCCGCAACCCTATCCTCTTGCCCTTGATACGGGACATCCCCCATTGGCGTGACGGACTCACGATTTTAGATTTGGGAGCAGGTTCTGTTCAGCTTGCCAGAGATATTTTGAAGCAGTCACCGAACAGTCAAATCACCTTATTTGACCTGCCACCCTGCTGCGAAGTCCTCCAAAAAGAGGTGCTCACCGATACACGATTGGCTTCACACGTTTCGGTACGCCCGGGTGATATGAACCAGGGAGATTTCGGTGGACCGTATCAACTGATGATTGCAGCAATGTCGCTCTATTTTGCCCGGGATCTAGCGCAGTGTATTGATGATCTCTGGCAGTCACTGGCACCAGGTGGCACTTTCATTAGCTTTCATGAGGCACTGAACACAACCAGAACCCAGCCCCTCTATCATGTCTTAGGCCGATTACCTGCAGAGCTGGCAAATGGCCCACTTTCTCTGAGTCACGGTCAGCTAGAAGCTACACTGGCAGCCAACAACCCGGTATCACTTAGCACATATCCGCTCAAGACCCCGTTTGGTGAAATGACCCTGATCGTCGCGACCAAAGGTGCAGAATGA